The DNA sequence GATACCGTCTGTAATGCGGTGAACTTGAATGTTTATATCGATCTTGAATAAGGGCAACATCTGTTCATTTAGGGACTGGCAGAATTGATTATCGGTCTACATAGTTGCAGGTCTGTCAAAAGATCGATTGAATGCATTGTGAATAAATACTCAGATAACGCAGGGGCCCTAGACGCCACCGTTGATATACACGCATATCTACCTAAGACATTGACACAGATGAGATGAATACCTAACAATATGGCACTTTAGTTGGGAGCACGGTTCGCTACGTACAAATCTATTTTACAGTCTAGTATTTGTCTATTTGTCTAGTGACATCTATTGGGATAACCAGTAATCAAACCACGCCACAATCCCCGCAAGGCTCTGCTCCTTCACCCACCCTATGGCTTATTAGCGCAACTCAACACAACACACTCTAGGGGTAACAAGACTCACGTTGGTAAGGATCCTTTGGATCACCTCTTAGAGCAAATCCATGCTCGACACCGGAAAATACCTGGTAGTGAAAGACCTTCTTGTTAGACTGTAGGATGTCCAGTGCTCGACGTCGCGAGGCGACGTCAAACGTGTGGTCGACCTCTGAGCAGGAGAGAAACAGAGGCTCTGTGAATAGTCAGCGAACCCTGTCGCTCCTGTGATCCTGAAAGTGTAGCTACTTACTTTTTAGATCATGGAAATGATGTTCCTTGAGGAACGCCGGGTGAGCAAAAGCCCCGACCGTCACTGTATCGCCCTTCAGTTCGTTGCACACATAAGGTGCCCCGAAGCAGTAGCCAACGCAGGCAAACCTGGTCGTGCTCGCGCCGTAGCTCTTCTTGACGGCGTCGACCCATTTCGGAACCGCGGCATCAGCAAAGGCTGTGTGCTTGCGCTTCCAGGCCTCGTAGTCAAAGTCCGGATTGTGTGTATGGCGGTCTTTGCGATGCTTCCAAACGGGGTCCTGTAGCGTAGCGTTAGTCACTTGGACATTTTAAACTGTGCACAAGGTGTGAACTAGCCCCACGGAAGTAGTCGAGGCCTAGGACCAAGTAGCCTGCATCGGCAAAGGCATCCATGACCAACAGGCCATTGGGGAACATGCCCCATACGTCCGGAAAGTAGAGGAGTATGTGTCCATTGGCCTTGTCCGGTTTCGGTCTCGAGACGTAGGTTTCGACATCTGCGATGGTCTCCCAAGTGCCTCTGGACTCGCCCTCATGGATGGCCCCTTTGAGACAGCAGCTCCCGCTGGGCTTGGCCAGGTACGTCTCGCTGCTAGACTGCTGCGAGGCTGATTGGCCCATGTTGTGATAAAATGAATTAGAACTAGGTACGACGAGGGGATAACGGTCAAAGACGTAACTAATAGTTATTCTTAGCCAAGTAGGGTATTGTTCGGGTTTGTATCCAACATCGTACGAGTCGCTTGTTATCAACTAAATAACCCTCGGTGTTGGATTAGAGGCGGCTGTCGCCCACAGACCAGACTCTCAAACATCCACTTCTCGGTTTGCAGCCGCGGAAACTCGCCGTGGGGATACTCCAGCGGTTCACGAGTCGGTTGATTACCTCTTGATTGGTCGATGGTGGTGCGGAGACAAGCCAGCCCCATGGGGTAAAGGCGGAGGAGATGCTAGCTACCCCAGAATCTGAAAAATTGCTTTTACAATGCGGCCATGCACTTGTTAAATAGTACCCCGACTCTCCCTTGAGCAGCACGTTCTCTATACCCAGTCTCTCTTCTACTTTGCATACAACAAGACCATCGGCAACAATGACGGACGTTCCTAAGCCCACCCCCGAGTCTCCTTCCAGCGTCCATGCCATTGAGGACTCAGAGCTCAAGGGCGGTCAGAGGGACCTGGACATAAATGATCGGGAGAATGCCGTCGGTTATAACGAGTACCTCGAGGCTCGCGATCTTGAGTTTTCAGATGCCGAGGTGCGTTGTCCATTCCTCCCCTGGCATCTCAATCACTCTAACTGACACAATTATAGGCCAAGAAACTGCGATGGAAACTCGATCTCGTCATCCTTCCCATGTTTCTCGTCACCCAAGCGCTTCAGTTCATGGACAAGACCTCTCTCAACTATGCCAACCTCTTCGGATACCAGGAGGCCCTGGGGCTCAAGGGAAACCAGTTCAATTACCTCTCTGCAAGTcagtctcctcctcgaacACGCCCATTCGTGCCGTATGTCGATACCATCTTGCTGATACGAATACTACAGTGGTCTATGCCGGTTACTTCTTCGGACAGTACCCCTGTGGATGGCTGATTGGTCGCTTTCCCGCGCAGAAGGTCATGGCCATCAGTGTCTTCTTCTGGGGGCTCATGGTCATCCTCATGACTCAGAGCCGAGACTACTCAAGCGCGCTGGGTGTGCGCTTCATCATGGGTATCTTTGAAGCCGCTGTCACACCCGGTTTGACCCTCATGACTGGCTTTTGGTATACTAGACGAGAGATCCCTCTTCGCCAATGTATCTGGTATTCATCGCTGGGTTGGGGCGGTATCGTAAGCTGCATACAGCCTTGGCATCGTCAGAGCAGTGACACTGACATTTGTTCATCAGGTTGGCTCATATATTTCTATGGGCGTTTCTAAGCTTCCTGTTAACCTCAAGCCTGAGCGTTGGgagctcatcttcttcattgTAGGTCTCACGTAAACAAAAAGCTCCAGTACATCAAGACTGACACTTTCCAGCTCGGCGGGGCTACATGTCTCTGGGCATTTGTCATCTGGTTCCTGCTCCCCGATTCTCCCTCAAACGCCAGATTCCTCAACCATCGCGAGCGCTTGATTGCAGTCAAGAGAGTCGCAGCCAACGAAACAGGTATTAAGAACAAGGCTTTCGACAAGAGCCAGGTTGTCCTTGGCTTCACTGACCCCAAGACCCTGCTCCTCTTTGTCTCGGTCTTTGCTGCGTACGTAAAGACGCTTATGCTGGCACTTATGGTCTGTCAACTAACCTTGTTCATCTTGCAGTGCCATTCCCAACGGTGTTGTCAACTCCTTCtcgaccatcatcatccgagACATGGGCTTCAGCACTACCAAAACTACACAGTTGAAGTCAGTCGGAGATGCTATCCAGATCATTGGTCTCTTCATCGGTGGAAGCATCATTCTCAATGTCCCAAACTGTCAGTTCATCCCCCTCAGTGCCCTGTTATGGTCCACCTTCTAACAGGATGAAAAGCGCGTCTGCTCACTGCCACGGCTGCTAACATGATCTGCACCGTTTCTGCGGCGTGCATGGCCTATCTTCCTCGAGAAAATACCTGGGGTCGGCTTGTATGTTTCTGGCTGGTCAACACGCAGTCGGTCGGCTTCACCGTGTCCCTGACtaccatctcctccaacatGGCTGGATATACCCACCGCTCTCTCGCCAGCGCCTTGGTCTTGTAGGTACCCCATCATAGGCCTGACCAAACTTGACTAACGCAGCATGTCAGCACGGCCTATTGCTGGGGCAACTTTGCCGGTCCTTTCGTCGTGAAGAAATCCCAGGCCCCCCATTTCACCGGTGCCACAATTGGACTTCTGGTTGGCTACGCCATCAAGTTCTGCTGCCATCTTGGTCTCCTGGGTAAGTTTCATCTCTTTTTCCAGAAGTCAACATGGGGCTAATACCTGAATTTCCAGTATACATGTTCCTTATCAACAGGCACCGAAACAAGACATATGGACCTCCTAACAAGGAGAGGAGTAACGAAGCTGGAATGAGGGATCAGACTGAATTTGAGAACAAGG is a window from the Fusarium keratoplasticum isolate Fu6.1 chromosome 5, whole genome shotgun sequence genome containing:
- a CDS encoding DLH domain-containing protein; translation: MGQSASQQSSSETYLAKPSGSCCLKGAIHEGESRGTWETIADVETYVSRPKPDKANGHILLYFPDVWGMFPNGLLVMDAFADAGYLVLGLDYFRGASSHLDPVWKHRKDRHTHNPDFDYEAWKRKHTAFADAAVPKWVDAVKKSYGASTTRFACVGYCFGAPYVCNELKGDTVTVGAFAHPAFLKEHHFHDLKKPLFLSCSEVDHTFDVASRRRALDILQSNKKVFHYQVFSGVEHGFALRGDPKDPYQRWVKEQSLAGIVAWFDYWLSQ
- a CDS encoding MFS domain-containing protein, with amino-acid sequence MTDVPKPTPESPSSVHAIEDSELKGGQRDLDINDRENAVGYNEYLEARDLEFSDAEAKKLRWKLDLVILPMFLVTQALQFMDKTSLNYANLFGYQEALGLKGNQFNYLSAMVYAGYFFGQYPCGWLIGRFPAQKVMAISVFFWGLMVILMTQSRDYSSALGVRFIMGIFEAAVTPGLTLMTGFWYTRREIPLRQCIWYSSLGWGGIVGSYISMGVSKLPVNLKPERWELIFFILGGATCLWAFVIWFLLPDSPSNARFLNHRERLIAVKRVAANETGIKNKAFDKSQVVLGFTDPKTLLLFVSVFAAAIPNGVVNSFSTIIIRDMGFSTTKTTQLKSVGDAIQIIGLFIGGSIILNVPNSRLLTATAANMICTVSAACMAYLPRENTWGRLVCFWLVNTQSVGFTVSLTTISSNMAGYTHRSLASALVFTAYCWGNFAGPFVVKKSQAPHFTGATIGLLVGYAIKFCCHLGLLVYMFLINRHRNKTYGPPNKERSNEAGMRDQTEFENKDFRYVL